A window from Dysidea avara chromosome 2, odDysAvar1.4, whole genome shotgun sequence encodes these proteins:
- the LOC136247504 gene encoding uncharacterized protein isoform X1, whose translation MPRRCVVAGCHTEGGMGYSLHGFPSDAAVRSKWVRAVHQQRKDWKGPTTASLICSKHFEPECFNTEGRLYREEMGIPAKKPCLKPDAIPTVFPKPIRSGSSSNSCQVSTQSRRPASERRKQKAIVEELLDTSSTMQSSADDPRSSSPVEDVGSPLLLASTSTGMIPMEIQSGTPTEIQSGADDKDPMTTPGTKSVGTQCDLLAAPPLTLMSHADTTTESSEPEDGDIDDSFQISQDETTTDDDNLQPSTEADPGSTRDEIKYIIFRSALIQLFTHRTLCHSSCPGVITKPKGTYITVKQVCHHCGYQRVWASQPRIKDTPSGNNLLSAAILYSGETATKVLRVLSHMNIACITDRAYYIHQKEYLEPAVISVWDTKQAELLAQCRASGNPLTIGGDGRADSPGHSAKYGSYGIIDLSSNKVIHLELVQSNLVASSNHMEKEGLKNALQFLMEKSINIGALITDRHKQVTKFVSQSYPDIDHPFDVWHVAKGVKKEATKDS comes from the exons ATGCCAAGACGTTGTGTAGTTGCTGGTTGTCACACTGAAGGAGGTATGGGCTACAGCTTACACGGATTTCCTAGTGATGCAGCTGTTCGCTCGAAGTGGGTAAGGGCTGTGCATCAACAGCGTAAGGATTGGAAAGGACCAACAACTGCTTCCTTAATTTGCTCGAAGCATTTCGAACCTGAATGCTTTAACACAGAAGGGCGACTTTATCGTGAAGAAATGGGCATTCCAGCCAAGAAGCCGTGCCTCAAGCCAGACGCCATTCCAACTGTTTTCCCCAAGCCTATTCGCAGTggtagcagcagcaacagctgcCAAGTGTCAACACAATCTCGTAGACCAGCTTCAGAACGAAGAAAGCAAAAAGCA ATTGTTGAAGAGCTACTAGACACCAGCTCAACCATGCAATCAAGTGCGGATGATCCAAGAAGTAGTTCCCCAGTTGAAGACGTAGGCAGCCCTCTGTTGTTGGCATCTACTTCAACAGGTATGATTCCTATGGAAATACAGTCAGGAACACCTACAGAAATACAGTCAGGAGCAGATGACAAAG ACCCAATGACTACTCCTGGCACAAAATCAGTTGGAACCCAGTGTGATCTATTGGCAGCACCCCCTCTTACACTCATGTCCCATGCAGATACTACCACTGAATCAAGTGAGCCTGAAGATGGTGATATTGATGACTCGTTTCAAATTTCTCAAGACGAAACCACAACAGA TGATGacaacctgcagccatccactGAAGCTGATCCAGGATCAACAAGGGATGAAATCAAATACATAATATTTAGATCAGCACTCATACAACTATTTACACACCGTACACTGTGTCACAGCTCATGTCCTGGAGTCATAACCAAGCCAAAGGGCACCTATATTACTGTAAAGCAAGTATGCCATCATTGTGGATATCAAAGAGTGTGGGCAAGTCAACCACGTATCAAAGATACCCCTTCAGGAAATAATCTACTATCTGCAGCTATTTTATATAGTGGAGAAACAGCTACAAAAGTCCTCAGGGTGCTATCTCACATGAACATTGCATGCATTACAGATAGAGCATACTACATTCATCAGAAGGAGTACTTAGAGCCAGCAGTCATATCAGTTTGGGATACAAAACAGGCAGAATTGCTAGCACAGTGTAGAGCTAGTGGCAATCCACTCACTATCGGTGGTGATGGACGTGCTGATAGTCCTGGGCATTCTGCCAAATATGGGTCATACGGAATAATTGACCTATCCTCCAACAAAGTTATCCACCTAGAGCTTGTTCAG AGCAATTTGGTAGCATCTAGCAATCACATGGAAAAGGAAGGATTGAAAAATGCTCTGCAATTTTTAATGGAGAAATCAATAAATATAGGTGCACTGATTACTGACCGTCACAAGCAGGTTACAAAATTTGTGAGCCAAAGCTATCCAGATATTGACCATCCTTTTGATGTTTGGCATGTTGCGAAAG GTGTTAAAAAAGAAGCTACTAAAGATAGCTAA
- the LOC136247504 gene encoding THAP domain-containing protein 10-like isoform X2 has protein sequence MPRRCVVAGCHTEGGMGYSLHGFPSDAAVRSKWVRAVHQQRKDWKGPTTASLICSKHFEPECFNTEGRLYREEMGIPAKKPCLKPDAIPTVFPKPIRSGSSSNSCQVSTQSRRPASERRKQKAIVEELLDTSSTMQSSADDPRSSSPVEDVGSPLLLASTSTGMIPMEIQSGTPTEIQSGADDKDPMTTPGTKSVGTQCDLLAAPPLTLMSHADTTTESSEPEDGDIDDSFQISQDETTTDDDNLQPSTEADPGSTRDEIKYIIFRSALIQLFTHRTLCHSSCPGVITKPKGTYITVKQVCHHCGYQRVWASQPRIKDTPSGNNLLSAAILYSGETATKVLRVLSHMNIACITDRAYYIHQKEYLEPAVISVWDTKQAELLAQCRASGNPLTIGGDGRADSPGHSAKYGSYGIIDLSSNKVIHLELVQQFGSI, from the exons ATGCCAAGACGTTGTGTAGTTGCTGGTTGTCACACTGAAGGAGGTATGGGCTACAGCTTACACGGATTTCCTAGTGATGCAGCTGTTCGCTCGAAGTGGGTAAGGGCTGTGCATCAACAGCGTAAGGATTGGAAAGGACCAACAACTGCTTCCTTAATTTGCTCGAAGCATTTCGAACCTGAATGCTTTAACACAGAAGGGCGACTTTATCGTGAAGAAATGGGCATTCCAGCCAAGAAGCCGTGCCTCAAGCCAGACGCCATTCCAACTGTTTTCCCCAAGCCTATTCGCAGTggtagcagcagcaacagctgcCAAGTGTCAACACAATCTCGTAGACCAGCTTCAGAACGAAGAAAGCAAAAAGCA ATTGTTGAAGAGCTACTAGACACCAGCTCAACCATGCAATCAAGTGCGGATGATCCAAGAAGTAGTTCCCCAGTTGAAGACGTAGGCAGCCCTCTGTTGTTGGCATCTACTTCAACAGGTATGATTCCTATGGAAATACAGTCAGGAACACCTACAGAAATACAGTCAGGAGCAGATGACAAAG ACCCAATGACTACTCCTGGCACAAAATCAGTTGGAACCCAGTGTGATCTATTGGCAGCACCCCCTCTTACACTCATGTCCCATGCAGATACTACCACTGAATCAAGTGAGCCTGAAGATGGTGATATTGATGACTCGTTTCAAATTTCTCAAGACGAAACCACAACAGA TGATGacaacctgcagccatccactGAAGCTGATCCAGGATCAACAAGGGATGAAATCAAATACATAATATTTAGATCAGCACTCATACAACTATTTACACACCGTACACTGTGTCACAGCTCATGTCCTGGAGTCATAACCAAGCCAAAGGGCACCTATATTACTGTAAAGCAAGTATGCCATCATTGTGGATATCAAAGAGTGTGGGCAAGTCAACCACGTATCAAAGATACCCCTTCAGGAAATAATCTACTATCTGCAGCTATTTTATATAGTGGAGAAACAGCTACAAAAGTCCTCAGGGTGCTATCTCACATGAACATTGCATGCATTACAGATAGAGCATACTACATTCATCAGAAGGAGTACTTAGAGCCAGCAGTCATATCAGTTTGGGATACAAAACAGGCAGAATTGCTAGCACAGTGTAGAGCTAGTGGCAATCCACTCACTATCGGTGGTGATGGACGTGCTGATAGTCCTGGGCATTCTGCCAAATATGGGTCATACGGAATAATTGACCTATCCTCCAACAAAGTTATCCACCTAGAGCTTGTTCAG CAATTTGGTAGCATCTAG